In Candidatus Omnitrophota bacterium, a single window of DNA contains:
- a CDS encoding class I SAM-dependent methyltransferase, producing MKSSKVNKSAKKLYKEGTGYQFDTQELRLGPWTSYSLINDPKHMCFVLSRYKFCAKILEGKNTVMEIGSGDGFGLPIIAQAVKKIYAVDWDKRLLEGNAGRLKHLKNVEYLHVDFNKESPSIKVDGIYLIDVIEHLDKKTEKVFLDNIAKCLKPTGVLIIGTPNVTASEYATPRSSIQHINLKSNKTLRELMEKYFENVFMFGMNDEVLHTGYAPMCHYLWAVGAGLRLKTGK from the coding sequence GTGAAAAGTAGTAAAGTTAATAAATCAGCTAAAAAACTCTATAAAGAAGGAACAGGATACCAGTTTGATACCCAGGAGCTAAGGTTGGGACCCTGGACATCATACAGTTTGATTAATGACCCAAAGCATATGTGTTTTGTACTCTCTAGATATAAATTCTGCGCGAAAATTTTAGAAGGTAAAAATACTGTTATGGAGATAGGCTCAGGAGATGGTTTTGGCTTGCCGATTATAGCTCAGGCAGTAAAAAAGATATACGCAGTGGACTGGGATAAACGTTTACTCGAGGGTAATGCTGGACGTCTCAAACACTTAAAGAATGTAGAATATCTACATGTGGATTTTAATAAAGAATCTCCCAGCATTAAGGTGGATGGAATATACCTTATTGATGTAATTGAGCATTTAGACAAAAAAACTGAAAAAGTATTTTTGGATAACATCGCAAAATGCCTTAAGCCCACGGGAGTTTTAATTATTGGTACGCCTAACGTAACTGCTTCTGAGTATGCTACTCCTAGAAGTAGCATACAACATATTAATTTAAAAAGTAATAAAACTTTGCGAGAACTAATGGAGAAGTATTTTGAGAATGTATTTATGTTTGGAATGAATGATGAGGTTTTACATACCGGTTATGCTCCGATGTGCCATTATCTCTGGGCAGTGGGAGCAGGTTTACGTTTAAAAACAGGAAAATAA
- a CDS encoding class I SAM-dependent methyltransferase, whose product MKREINLLDSHPKTVRDYDKRAKEKTPEIVAIAKQFGKDFFDGDRKCGYGGYKYDGRWKSVVKRFKDYYHLADNCAILDIGCGKGFMLADFKELMPQATIAGIDVSEYAIENAMPQVKPYLEIASAEKLPYPDKSFDLVISINSIHNLPLQRLKIALKEIQRVCRGDSYITIDAWRNEMERDNLFKWVLTAETMMHVDDWKKLFLETGYTGDYWWFIAD is encoded by the coding sequence TTGAAAAGAGAAATAAACCTATTAGATTCACATCCTAAAACTGTCCGTGATTATGATAAGCGCGCCAAAGAAAAAACTCCGGAAATTGTTGCTATAGCTAAGCAATTTGGAAAGGATTTTTTTGATGGTGATAGGAAGTGCGGTTATGGCGGGTATAAATATGATGGGCGCTGGAAATCGGTAGTAAAAAGATTCAAAGATTATTATCACTTGGCAGATAACTGTGCAATCCTGGATATTGGATGCGGGAAAGGTTTTATGCTTGCTGATTTTAAAGAACTTATGCCGCAGGCAACTATTGCCGGAATAGATGTTAGTGAATACGCAATTGAAAACGCTATGCCGCAAGTAAAACCGTATTTAGAGATCGCTAGCGCTGAGAAGTTACCGTATCCTGACAAATCTTTCGATCTGGTTATTTCTATTAACTCGATTCATAATCTTCCACTTCAGCGGCTTAAAATTGCTTTAAAGGAGATTCAGCGTGTCTGTCGCGGGGATAGTTATATCACTATCGATGCCTGGCGTAATGAAATGGAACGCGATAATTTATTTAAATGGGTGCTTACTGCTGAAACGATGATGCATGTTGATGATTGGAAAAAGCTGTTTTTAGAAACTGGTTATACCGGTGACTACTGGTGGTTTATTGCAGATTGA
- a CDS encoding thiamine pyrophosphate-binding protein: MKLSDYVAKFLVGQGIKHVFVITGGASAHLIDSIAKTPGIKYICPQHEQAGAMAADAYARVTGKLGVAIATSGPGATNMLTGVCCSFYDSIPTLYITGQVSTFRSKGNAGIRQLGFQETDVTAIFRPITKYAVRIRDPKEIRYEFEKAVHIAHSGRPGPVLIDIPDNLQRMDVQPRLLKPFIPEDGRNDSRRLDSQVIKCIDLLRHAKRPVVILGWGINLSGAEKEVLKFVEKSGLPVAPTWGLRYLFPASHPQLIGAFGTHGTRYGNFAVQNADFILSIGARLDTRQAGSPHWTFARGAKRIVVDIDPCELKKFKKLKMKIDLEVNADAKDFLELLNRKITGIKLPQISAWQKKIAQWKEKFPVFRKEYFKESGVNPYVFIKMLSDQALPGDVIFADTGCSLAWVLQSFEFKKGQKLFSAFNNTPMGYSLPASIGASFAINKKPVICVTGDGGLQMNIQELITALKHKLPIKIFLFNNHGYGMIRQTQDQWFCSRYEASTIESGLAFPDFIKVAKAYGYKTVNILKAKDMHKGISETLHSKGPVLCNIEMHLGHSVIPQVKFGRALEDGEPLLERKHFFECMIVKPHKASLK, encoded by the coding sequence ATGAAGCTTTCGGATTATGTAGCCAAATTTTTGGTAGGACAAGGCATAAAACATGTATTTGTTATTACCGGCGGAGCATCTGCGCACCTGATTGATTCTATTGCTAAGACTCCTGGGATAAAATATATTTGTCCGCAGCATGAACAAGCAGGGGCAATGGCTGCCGATGCCTATGCTAGAGTTACTGGAAAATTAGGAGTGGCAATAGCCACCAGCGGACCGGGTGCCACCAATATGCTTACCGGGGTCTGTTGTTCATTCTATGATTCGATTCCGACGCTCTATATCACTGGACAGGTTTCAACCTTTCGTTCAAAAGGAAATGCCGGAATAAGGCAGTTGGGTTTTCAGGAAACAGATGTTACTGCAATATTTAGGCCTATCACTAAATATGCCGTAAGAATCAGGGATCCTAAAGAGATCAGGTATGAATTTGAAAAAGCTGTTCATATTGCGCATTCAGGAAGGCCGGGGCCAGTATTAATAGATATACCCGATAATTTACAAAGAATGGATGTCCAACCAAGATTATTAAAACCATTTATACCTGAAGATGGTAGAAATGATTCTCGTCGTTTGGATTCGCAGGTAATAAAGTGCATAGATTTACTTCGGCATGCAAAGAGGCCGGTTGTTATTCTTGGTTGGGGGATAAATCTTTCCGGCGCAGAAAAAGAAGTTTTAAAATTTGTGGAGAAGTCAGGATTACCGGTAGCGCCTACCTGGGGCCTAAGATATCTATTTCCGGCTAGCCATCCGCAATTAATCGGCGCATTCGGTACTCACGGCACACGTTACGGTAATTTTGCGGTACAAAATGCCGACTTTATTTTATCTATCGGGGCGCGCCTGGATACCCGTCAGGCAGGTTCACCTCACTGGACATTTGCCAGAGGTGCTAAAAGGATAGTTGTTGATATCGATCCTTGCGAGCTGAAGAAATTTAAGAAATTAAAAATGAAAATAGATTTGGAAGTCAATGCGGATGCCAAGGATTTTCTAGAGCTGCTTAACCGTAAAATTACCGGTATAAAACTCCCCCAGATATCGGCTTGGCAGAAGAAAATTGCTCAATGGAAAGAAAAATTTCCTGTTTTCAGGAAGGAATATTTTAAAGAGAGCGGTGTAAATCCGTATGTTTTCATAAAAATGCTTTCCGACCAGGCTTTACCGGGAGATGTTATTTTTGCTGATACTGGTTGTAGTCTAGCTTGGGTTTTGCAGTCTTTTGAATTCAAAAAAGGGCAGAAGCTTTTTAGCGCTTTTAACAACACGCCGATGGGATATTCTTTACCGGCAAGTATCGGCGCCTCTTTTGCCATTAATAAAAAACCCGTGATCTGTGTAACCGGAGACGGTGGTTTACAGATGAATATTCAGGAGCTCATAACGGCTCTAAAGCATAAACTCCCAATAAAAATCTTTCTTTTTAATAATCACGGTTATGGCATGATTCGTCAAACTCAAGACCAGTGGTTTTGTTCGCGATATGAGGCCTCTACCATAGAAAGCGGGCTAGCTTTCCCGGATTTTATTAAGGTAGCCAAAGCCTACGGTTATAAAACAGTTAATATATTAAAAGCAAAAGATATGCATAAAGGTATTAGTGAAACTCTGCATTCAAAAGGCCCTGTTTTGTGTAATATCGAGATGCACTTAGGCCATAGCGTAATTCCACAGGTTAAATTCGGAAGGGCCCTGGAAGATGGGGAGCCTTTGTTGGAAAGAAAGCATTTTTTTGAATGTATGATTGTTAAGCCGCATAAAGCATCGCTTAAATAG
- a CDS encoding SDR family NAD(P)-dependent oxidoreductase has product MERKKEVKKNVFILGIGSDIGAQLALRYLNQGYAVMGTYRHRGSVRSLAQKGICLFQCDVAKKPEIKECINKIKKTAKPWDIFISCVGTMEPIGKFFDVNFNEWENSIIVNSTSQLRFLHELYPYRRKNTLNHVVFFAGGGTNNPFTNYSAYCVSKIMLIKMCELLDDENNDLHTFIVGPGVVKTKIHAETLRNRLAAGSNYSRTKQFLKSNILGTDYKDIFDCINWCIDQGREVSGGRNFSVVHDAWKKRGESFVRQLRADSNKFKLRRFKNSNNKGG; this is encoded by the coding sequence ATGGAGAGAAAAAAAGAAGTTAAAAAGAATGTTTTTATCCTAGGAATAGGCTCAGATATAGGAGCTCAGCTGGCATTGCGTTATCTGAATCAGGGATATGCTGTTATGGGAACTTATAGGCACAGGGGCAGCGTAAGGAGCCTGGCGCAAAAAGGTATTTGTCTTTTTCAGTGTGATGTCGCAAAAAAGCCAGAGATAAAAGAATGTATTAATAAAATTAAGAAAACAGCTAAGCCTTGGGATATTTTTATTTCTTGTGTAGGGACAATGGAGCCTATTGGTAAATTTTTTGATGTTAATTTTAATGAATGGGAAAATTCTATAATTGTTAATTCCACATCGCAACTGCGTTTTCTTCATGAATTATATCCTTATAGGCGTAAAAATACCTTAAATCATGTTGTGTTTTTCGCAGGAGGCGGAACGAACAATCCTTTTACCAATTATTCGGCTTATTGTGTTTCAAAAATTATGCTGATTAAGATGTGCGAACTTCTGGATGATGAAAATAATGACCTACATACGTTTATCGTTGGACCGGGAGTAGTAAAGACCAAGATCCATGCAGAGACGCTGCGGAATCGCTTGGCAGCCGGATCTAATTACAGCCGGACAAAACAATTTTTAAAATCGAATATCCTGGGAACTGACTATAAGGATATCTTTGACTGCATTAATTGGTGTATTGATCAGGGCCGTGAAGTTTCCGGAGGCCGCAATTTTTCTGTTGTTCACGATGCCTGGAAGAAGAGAGGGGAATCTTTTGTGCGACAGCTACGAGCTGATTCCAATAAATTTAAATTAAGAAGATTTAAGAACAGTAATAATAAAGGAGGATAA